The sequence CTTTAGTAGGGAGGACACTTGTCCTAGGGTTCTATTATGCATACAATAGGTGAAGGGTACTATACATATATTATGAAAGGAAGAGAATACATGAATAATGAACAAACCATTCAAGTAAAACAATACGAAGAATTGTACTCGATTCAAGCTGTAAAAGGCCAATCCCTGTTAGCTTCTGCATTTGAGCAAGAGGTTCCGTTGGATTTCAAGTGTCAAAAAGGGAATTGTACTCGTTGTAGAGTAGAACTACTTGACGGTGACGATATCGTAAACAATCCTACTCCTAAAGAACATGAAAAATTGGAAGAGGAATTGGAACAAGGATATAGACTTGCTTGTCAGACGGTTCCATTAAAATAATCGGTTTTTTTCTTCTAAATCACAACTTATTACAATACATAAACCCCTGACTCAACAATAGTATGGTCAGGGGTTTATTATGGGAAAAATCACTATGAGGTATTATTTTCTATAGGTAGATATTTTGCTATCCTTCACCAATTTAAGCTCTTGTACGATAGTGAGTATTATGAGATTTTAATGTGTCATCTGATCCAAATAAGAAATGTTTCTCCATGTTTGGAGAGTATTTGGAATTAATAGCTTCACGACCGACTGTTTCTGCAACTTCCCGAAGCATAGTAGGTGAAGCTCCACAACATAAACCAAAATAATTTACTCCAGCATCATAGGCTTCTTTCGCCCAGTTTGCGATTTCATAACGGTTACAGTACAACGGATCAAGTGACGTAGGGAATGTAGTTTCCGTTGGTAAATGACAAGAACAACCACCGTCAGGTAAATTGAAGAATGTTGGATGTTCTTCCGTTGTGCGATAAGGCACTGGTAAAGCCGCTACAAAACCATCGACAGTTTCTCTAATTTTATCTACAAAAGGTTGCATTGTAGCTGGGCCTCTAAAGCAGTTCATCCCTACAACAAGAGCTCCGTTTTCTTGAAGCTTCTGACAAGCTTCATCCACTTCATATCCATCTCTCATCTTATTTTCACCCATTACTCCAAGGGTAATTACAGCAGGTAAGTCGTGTTTCAGAATTTCTTCTAAAGCAATTTGGGCTTCTTCGTAGTAATAAAATGTTTCACCATTCACAAAGTCTACGCCTTCTTCTTTACACCAAGTAAGCATTTCAGCGAACATGTTACGAACTTTTTCTTTAGATTCTGGGTCCTCAGGGTCAAATAAATTTGTGTTGGAAACGTTCCCAGCTACAAGAGCTTCTTCCGTTGGATGTTCCTTTGCAACTTCTTTAGCAAGACGTATAGCTTCTCGATTTAGTGGTTCTAGTAAATCTTCTTTTCCAATAATACGCATTTTTTCTCTATGAGCATTATAGGTGAATGCTAATACTACATCAGATCCTGCATTCATGTAGTCACGATACGTTTGTTTCAATGCTTGAGGATTTTCTAATGCTACCTCAGGAACGAAAGAACCTGCTTGTAAATAACCTCTTCTTTCCAGCTCAAATAAATAACCTTCTCCGCATACTACGGGACCTTCTTGTAAACGTTGCTCAAGTGTACGTTTCATTGTTTACATCCTTTCTTTTTATCTCTTGGGTGAAGAGGGTATGAAAAAACCCCCTTCATAAGAAGAGGGTATATGTATATATGCCTCCTCTTATCTTCCAGATTTTAAGAATCTGTAGGATTTAGCACCTTTTTCAACATCGTTCGGATGAAAGGTTGCCGGGCTTCGCAGGGCCTATTCCCTCTGCCACTCTAGATAAGAGATATTCTTTTTATTTAATTTCGTAAGTTGAATTATAA is a genomic window of Pontibacillus yanchengensis containing:
- a CDS encoding 2Fe-2S iron-sulfur cluster-binding protein, producing the protein MNNEQTIQVKQYEELYSIQAVKGQSLLASAFEQEVPLDFKCQKGNCTRCRVELLDGDDIVNNPTPKEHEKLEEELEQGYRLACQTVPLK
- a CDS encoding homocysteine S-methyltransferase family protein, with amino-acid sequence MKRTLEQRLQEGPVVCGEGYLFELERRGYLQAGSFVPEVALENPQALKQTYRDYMNAGSDVVLAFTYNAHREKMRIIGKEDLLEPLNREAIRLAKEVAKEHPTEEALVAGNVSNTNLFDPEDPESKEKVRNMFAEMLTWCKEEGVDFVNGETFYYYEEAQIALEEILKHDLPAVITLGVMGENKMRDGYEVDEACQKLQENGALVVGMNCFRGPATMQPFVDKIRETVDGFVAALPVPYRTTEEHPTFFNLPDGGCSCHLPTETTFPTSLDPLYCNRYEIANWAKEAYDAGVNYFGLCCGASPTMLREVAETVGREAINSKYSPNMEKHFLFGSDDTLKSHNTHYRTRA